One genomic window of Xanthobacter dioxanivorans includes the following:
- a CDS encoding glutamate--cysteine ligase — translation MARDTLDATPIVDRDELVAWMEQGSKPVRAFRIGTEHEKIPFTLARHEPVPYEGPKGIRQLLEGMRMLLGWEPIMEGPTIIGLADVTGGGAISLEPGGQFELSGAPVSTIHETCAELNAHLAQVREVAMPLGIGFLGIGMSPKWTRSETPVMPKGRYKIMANYMPKVGSLGLDMMFRTCTVQVNLDFSSEADMVKKLRVGLALQPVATALFANSPFTEGKPNGFLSFRSEIWRDTDNERSGMLPFAFEEGFGFEQYVDYALDVPMYFVKRGDAYVDVAGTSFRDLLAGRHPLLPGETATLSDWINHLSTIFPEVRLKRFLEMRGADAGPWAKLCALPAFWVGLLYDQQSLDAAWDLVKDWSAQERQKLRDDVPRLALKAEIGGRPLREVARSVLGLSQAGLKRRGFHDRLGRDETRFLEPLEEAVLTGRSPAEGLLEKFHGEWDGSVEPVFQALAY, via the coding sequence ATGGCCCGCGACACCCTCGATGCGACCCCCATCGTTGACCGCGACGAACTCGTCGCCTGGATGGAACAAGGGTCCAAACCGGTGCGGGCGTTCCGGATCGGCACCGAGCACGAGAAGATCCCCTTCACCCTCGCCCGCCACGAGCCGGTGCCCTACGAGGGACCGAAGGGCATCCGCCAGCTGCTCGAGGGCATGCGCATGCTGCTGGGCTGGGAGCCCATCATGGAGGGCCCCACCATCATCGGCCTCGCCGACGTGACCGGGGGCGGGGCCATCTCGCTGGAGCCGGGCGGGCAGTTCGAATTGTCCGGCGCGCCGGTTTCCACCATCCACGAGACCTGCGCGGAGCTGAACGCCCACCTCGCCCAGGTGCGGGAGGTGGCGATGCCGCTGGGCATCGGCTTCCTCGGCATCGGCATGAGCCCGAAATGGACGCGCTCCGAGACGCCGGTGATGCCCAAGGGCCGCTACAAGATCATGGCGAACTACATGCCCAAGGTGGGCAGCCTCGGGCTCGACATGATGTTCCGCACCTGCACCGTGCAGGTGAACCTCGACTTCTCCAGCGAAGCCGACATGGTGAAGAAGCTGCGGGTGGGCCTCGCCCTCCAGCCGGTGGCCACCGCGCTCTTCGCCAACTCGCCCTTCACCGAGGGAAAGCCCAACGGCTTCCTCTCCTTCCGCTCGGAGATCTGGCGCGACACCGACAACGAGCGCTCCGGCATGCTGCCGTTCGCCTTCGAGGAGGGCTTCGGCTTCGAGCAGTATGTGGACTACGCGCTCGACGTGCCCATGTATTTCGTCAAGCGCGGCGACGCCTATGTGGACGTGGCCGGCACCTCTTTCCGTGATCTCCTCGCCGGCCGCCATCCGCTGCTTCCCGGCGAGACCGCGACCCTGTCCGACTGGATCAACCACCTCTCCACCATCTTCCCGGAGGTGCGGCTGAAGCGTTTCCTGGAGATGCGCGGAGCGGATGCCGGCCCGTGGGCCAAGCTGTGCGCGCTGCCGGCCTTCTGGGTGGGGCTGCTCTACGACCAGCAGAGCCTGGATGCCGCCTGGGACCTGGTGAAGGACTGGAGTGCGCAGGAGCGCCAGAAGCTGCGGGATGACGTCCCGCGTCTCGCGCTGAAGGCGGAGATCGGCGGCCGGCCGCTGCGGGAGGTCGCCCGCAGCGTGCTCGGCCTGTCGCAGGCCGGGCTCAAGCGGCGCGGCTTCCACGATCGCCTGGGCCGCGACGAGACACGCTTCCTCGAACCGCTGGAAGAGGCGGTGCTCACCGGCCGCTCGCCGGCCGAGGGACTGCTGGAGAAGTTTCACGGCGAATGGGACGGCTCGGTGGAGCCGGTGTTCCAGGCGCTGGCTTACTGA
- the kdsA gene encoding 3-deoxy-8-phosphooctulonate synthase, with amino-acid sequence MNAAPPAATSQPIVEVGHVRIGNGLPLALIAGPCQMESRAHALEVASALKEIAERRGIGLVFKTSFDKANRTSLAAARGMGLDAALPVFAEIRESLGLPVLTDVHEIDQCAAAAEAVDVLQIPAFLCRQTDLLVAAARTGRVVNVKKGQFLAPWDMANVVNKLTGVGNGRVLVTERGVSFGYNTLVSDMRGLPILAKTTGAPVVFDATHSVQQPGGQGTSSGGQREFVPVLARAAVAVGVAAVFIETHPDPDRAPSDGPNMVPLAQLEPLIALLQSFDAVAKAHPVTI; translated from the coding sequence ATGAATGCCGCACCGCCCGCCGCCACGTCCCAGCCCATCGTCGAGGTGGGACACGTGCGCATCGGCAACGGCCTGCCCCTCGCCCTCATCGCCGGCCCGTGCCAGATGGAGAGCCGGGCCCACGCGCTGGAGGTGGCCTCCGCGCTGAAGGAGATCGCCGAGCGCCGCGGCATCGGGCTTGTGTTCAAGACCTCGTTCGACAAGGCGAACCGCACCTCGCTCGCAGCCGCACGCGGCATGGGCCTCGACGCCGCGCTGCCGGTGTTCGCCGAGATCCGCGAGAGCCTCGGCCTGCCGGTGCTCACCGACGTGCACGAGATCGACCAGTGCGCCGCCGCCGCCGAGGCGGTGGACGTGCTGCAGATCCCCGCCTTCCTGTGCCGGCAGACCGACCTGCTCGTCGCCGCTGCCCGCACGGGCAGGGTGGTGAACGTGAAAAAAGGGCAGTTCCTCGCCCCGTGGGACATGGCCAATGTGGTCAACAAGCTGACCGGCGTCGGCAACGGGCGGGTGCTGGTGACCGAGCGGGGCGTCTCCTTCGGCTACAACACCCTGGTCTCGGACATGCGCGGCCTGCCGATCCTGGCCAAGACCACCGGCGCGCCGGTGGTGTTCGATGCCACCCACTCGGTGCAGCAGCCGGGTGGGCAGGGCACCTCCTCCGGCGGCCAGCGCGAGTTCGTGCCGGTGCTCGCCCGCGCCGCCGTGGCGGTGGGGGTCGCCGCCGTGTTCATCGAGACCCACCCCGACCCCGACCGCGCCCCTTCCGACGGACCGAACATGGTGCCGCTCGCCCAGCTGGAGCCGCTCATCGCGCTACTTCAGTCCTTCGATGCGGTTGCGAAGGCGCATCCCGTCACCATTTGA
- the sugE gene encoding quaternary ammonium compound efflux SMR transporter SugE — MAWIYLFVAGLTEIAWAIGMKHSEGFTRLWPSVFTLSAIGVSLFLLSLALRGIPIGTAYAVWAGIGTVGTAAAGILFFSESTDILRLLSIGLIAVGIVGLKLVTP, encoded by the coding sequence ATGGCGTGGATCTACCTGTTCGTTGCCGGCCTGACGGAAATCGCCTGGGCCATCGGCATGAAGCATTCCGAGGGCTTCACCCGGCTGTGGCCCAGCGTTTTCACCCTCTCGGCCATCGGTGTCAGCCTGTTCCTGTTGTCGCTGGCCCTGCGGGGCATTCCCATCGGCACGGCCTATGCGGTCTGGGCGGGAATCGGAACGGTGGGGACGGCGGCGGCGGGAATCCTGTTCTTCTCCGAATCCACCGACATCCTGCGCCTTCTCTCCATCGGCCTGATCGCGGTCGGGATCGTGGGGCTGAAGCTGGTCACGCCGTAA
- a CDS encoding VOC family protein produces MRRGLDHVVHLVRDLDAAGEVYDLLGFTVGARNRHPWGTENRIIQTPGFFIELLQVVEPEKIPPATETAFSFGAFNQGFLETNGEGLSMLALEGRDPAAEKASFDAAGFGGFDLFEFARNARRPDGQEVEVGFCLAFARDPAGPDVGLFTCTQSRPENFWSADLQRHSNQVTAMAGVVLVADVPAQHQAFLETVTGTPVRRALAEWFVGETPRGNVDVMSRGLFTERYGVPAPGGEGLRLAAVRFTTPGVAELSRALAARRMVEEAIEGVVVVPPRAALGATLVFEQATAAA; encoded by the coding sequence ATGCGACGCGGCCTCGACCATGTGGTGCACCTCGTCCGCGATCTCGATGCGGCAGGTGAAGTCTACGATCTCCTGGGCTTCACCGTGGGGGCCCGCAACCGGCACCCGTGGGGCACCGAGAACCGCATCATCCAGACGCCCGGCTTCTTCATCGAGCTGCTCCAGGTGGTGGAGCCGGAAAAGATCCCCCCCGCCACCGAGACCGCCTTCTCGTTCGGCGCTTTCAACCAGGGCTTCCTGGAGACGAACGGGGAGGGGCTCTCCATGCTCGCCCTGGAGGGCAGAGACCCCGCGGCGGAGAAAGCCTCCTTCGATGCGGCCGGCTTCGGCGGCTTCGACCTGTTCGAGTTCGCCCGCAACGCGCGCCGTCCGGACGGGCAGGAGGTGGAGGTGGGCTTCTGCCTGGCCTTCGCCCGCGATCCGGCCGGCCCGGACGTGGGCCTGTTCACCTGCACCCAGAGCCGGCCCGAGAACTTCTGGTCGGCGGATTTGCAGCGCCACTCCAACCAGGTGACCGCGATGGCTGGCGTGGTGCTGGTGGCGGACGTGCCGGCGCAGCACCAGGCGTTCCTCGAGACCGTCACCGGAACGCCGGTGCGCCGCGCCCTCGCCGAGTGGTTCGTGGGGGAGACGCCGCGCGGCAATGTGGACGTGATGAGCCGCGGCCTCTTCACCGAGCGCTACGGCGTTCCCGCTCCCGGCGGGGAGGGACTGCGCCTCGCCGCCGTGCGCTTTACAACGCCGGGCGTCGCAGAGCTGAGCCGGGCGCTGGCGGCGCGCCGCATGGTGGAGGAAGCCATCGAGGGCGTCGTCGTCGTCCCGCCGCGCGCGGCGCTGGGCGCGACGCTGGTGTTCGAGCAGGCCACCGCCGCGGCATGA
- a CDS encoding CTP synthase, which translates to MARYIFITGGVVSSLGKGLASAALGALLQARGYTVRLRKLDPYLNVDPGTMSPYQHGEVFVTDDGAETDLDLGHYERFTGTPATKQDNITTGRIYQDILAKERRGDYLGATIQVIPHVTNAIKDFVLEGNEGFDFVLIEVGGTVGDIEGLPFFEATRQLKNELPRGHAIFIHLTLMPYIPSAGELKTKPTQHSVKELRSIGIQPDILLCRTDREIPREERRKLSLFCNVRETAVIEARDVDNIYAVPSAYHAEGLDKEVLAAFNIEPAPAPNLKRWTDIEGRVRNPEGEVTIAIVGKYTGLKDAYKSLIEALAHGGIANKVKVNLDWIESETFEREDPAPFLEHVHGILVPGGFGQRGAEGKIRAAQFARERAVPYLGICFGMQMAVIEAARNLAGIENANSSEFGPTSEPVVGLLTEWLKGNELQRRTQAGDLGGTMRLGAYQAFLEPGSRVGSIYGTRDISERHRHRYEVNTSYRDRLEQHGLRFSGMSPDGLLPEIVEYGNHPWFIGVQFHPELKSRPFEPHPLFASFIGAAMEQSRLV; encoded by the coding sequence ATGGCGCGCTATATCTTCATCACCGGCGGCGTCGTGTCTTCCCTGGGCAAGGGCCTCGCCTCCGCAGCTTTGGGGGCGCTCCTTCAGGCGCGCGGCTACACCGTCCGGCTCCGCAAGCTGGATCCCTACCTCAACGTCGATCCGGGCACCATGAGCCCGTACCAGCACGGCGAGGTGTTCGTGACCGACGACGGGGCCGAGACCGATCTCGACCTCGGCCATTACGAGCGTTTCACCGGCACGCCGGCGACCAAGCAGGACAACATCACCACCGGCCGCATCTACCAGGACATCCTGGCCAAGGAGCGCCGGGGCGACTATCTCGGTGCCACCATCCAGGTGATTCCCCACGTCACCAACGCGATCAAGGACTTCGTGCTGGAAGGCAACGAGGGCTTTGATTTCGTGCTGATCGAGGTGGGCGGCACGGTGGGCGACATCGAAGGCCTGCCCTTCTTCGAGGCCACCCGCCAGCTGAAGAACGAGCTGCCCCGCGGCCACGCCATCTTCATCCACCTCACCCTGATGCCCTACATTCCCTCGGCCGGTGAGCTGAAGACCAAGCCGACGCAGCATTCGGTGAAGGAGCTGCGCTCCATCGGCATCCAGCCCGACATCCTGCTCTGCCGCACCGACCGGGAGATTCCGCGCGAGGAGCGGCGCAAGCTCTCGCTGTTCTGCAACGTGCGCGAGACAGCGGTGATCGAGGCGCGGGACGTGGACAACATCTATGCCGTGCCATCCGCCTACCACGCGGAAGGGCTCGACAAGGAAGTCTTGGCCGCCTTCAACATCGAGCCGGCCCCGGCGCCGAACCTGAAGCGCTGGACCGACATCGAGGGCCGCGTGCGCAATCCCGAGGGCGAGGTCACCATCGCCATCGTCGGCAAATACACGGGGCTGAAGGACGCCTACAAGTCGCTGATCGAGGCGCTGGCCCACGGCGGCATCGCCAACAAGGTGAAGGTGAACCTCGACTGGATCGAGAGCGAGACTTTCGAGCGCGAGGACCCCGCCCCCTTCCTGGAGCACGTGCACGGCATCCTCGTGCCCGGCGGCTTTGGCCAGCGCGGGGCGGAGGGCAAGATCCGCGCGGCGCAGTTCGCGCGCGAGCGGGCCGTGCCTTATCTCGGCATCTGCTTCGGCATGCAGATGGCGGTGATCGAGGCGGCGCGGAACCTCGCCGGCATCGAGAACGCCAATTCCTCCGAGTTCGGCCCCACCTCCGAGCCGGTGGTCGGCCTGCTCACCGAATGGCTCAAGGGCAACGAGCTGCAACGGCGCACGCAGGCCGGCGATCTCGGCGGCACCATGCGCCTGGGGGCGTACCAGGCCTTTCTGGAGCCCGGCAGCCGCGTCGGATCCATCTACGGCACGCGGGACATTTCCGAGCGGCACCGTCACCGGTACGAGGTGAACACCTCCTATCGCGACCGCCTGGAGCAGCACGGCCTGCGCTTTTCCGGCATGTCGCCGGACGGCCTGCTGCCGGAGATCGTGGAATATGGCAACCATCCCTGGTTCATCGGCGTGCAGTTCCATCCGGAGCTGAAGTCGCGTCCGTTCGAGCCGCACCCGCTGTTCGCGTCCTTCATCGGGGCGGCGATGGAGCAGAGCCGGCTGGTTTGA
- the secG gene encoding preprotein translocase subunit SecG, with product MQTVLIVIHLMVVLSLIGVVLIQRSEGGGLGIGGGGGGSGGGFFTARGSANVLTRATAVLALIFFITSLSLTIVAGWGRAPRSILQPASQGQSGPSVPQSGGSILDQIRPQGAPAPEGAPAAPVAPAAPSGPQVPQSK from the coding sequence ATGCAGACGGTTCTTATCGTTATTCACCTCATGGTGGTGCTTTCGCTCATCGGCGTGGTGTTGATCCAGCGCTCCGAGGGCGGCGGACTCGGCATTGGCGGCGGGGGCGGCGGTTCTGGCGGCGGCTTCTTCACCGCGCGCGGCTCGGCCAACGTGCTCACCCGCGCGACGGCGGTGCTGGCGCTGATCTTCTTCATCACGTCCCTGTCGCTCACCATTGTGGCCGGCTGGGGACGTGCGCCGCGCTCCATCCTGCAGCCGGCGAGCCAGGGCCAGAGCGGTCCCTCGGTGCCGCAGAGCGGCGGCTCCATTCTCGATCAGATCCGTCCGCAGGGTGCCCCGGCACCCGAGGGCGCCCCCGCGGCGCCGGTGGCTCCGGCCGCCCCGAGCGGTCCCCAGGTTCCGCAGTCCAAGTGA
- a CDS encoding NCS2 family permease, with translation MRAFVERVFRLKESGTSISTEIVAGLTTFLTMAYIVVVNPQIMAQAGIDPGAAFTATCLAAAFGSAMMGVISNYPIALAPAMGINAYFAFTVVQGMGVPWQQALGAVFVSGLMFLVLSMLKVREWLLNAIPMSLKLGMGTGIGLFLALLGLKGMGVVVANPVTLVGIGNLAAPSTLLACGGFLLMAGLAAREVPGAILIGVAAATLAGVPLGLVTFTGVVSAPPSLAPTFLQLDIAGVLRLSMVGVIAALFLLVMLDNMGTLIATLYKAKLMRADGSVPRLGRVLIADSGGAIVGSMLGTSTITSYIESAAGIQAGGRTGLTAVVVALLFLACLLFAPLALAVPAYATAPALLVVALAMVSAMRDLPWDDAAEALPAAATALAVVFTFSIASGIGLGFITYVVVNLIAGCGRRISGAVWVIALASLALLALE, from the coding sequence ATGCGCGCGTTCGTGGAGCGGGTCTTCAGGCTCAAGGAGAGCGGCACCTCCATCTCCACCGAGATCGTCGCCGGCCTCACCACCTTCCTGACCATGGCCTACATCGTGGTGGTGAACCCGCAGATCATGGCCCAGGCCGGCATCGACCCGGGCGCGGCCTTCACCGCAACCTGCCTTGCGGCGGCGTTTGGCTCGGCGATGATGGGGGTGATTTCCAACTATCCCATCGCCCTTGCCCCGGCCATGGGGATCAACGCCTACTTCGCCTTCACGGTGGTGCAGGGCATGGGCGTGCCGTGGCAGCAGGCGCTGGGCGCGGTGTTCGTATCGGGCCTGATGTTCCTCGTCCTCAGCATGCTGAAGGTGCGCGAGTGGCTGCTCAATGCCATTCCCATGTCGCTGAAGCTCGGCATGGGGACGGGCATCGGCCTGTTCCTGGCGCTGCTGGGTTTGAAGGGCATGGGCGTCGTCGTCGCCAATCCGGTCACCCTCGTGGGCATCGGCAACCTTGCGGCGCCCTCGACGCTGCTCGCCTGCGGCGGCTTCCTGCTCATGGCCGGGCTCGCGGCGCGGGAGGTGCCGGGCGCCATCCTCATCGGCGTCGCCGCGGCGACGCTGGCGGGGGTGCCCCTCGGCCTGGTGACCTTCACCGGCGTCGTCTCGGCGCCGCCCTCCCTCGCGCCCACCTTTCTTCAGTTGGACATCGCCGGCGTGCTGCGGCTCAGCATGGTGGGGGTGATCGCCGCCCTGTTCCTCCTGGTCATGCTCGACAACATGGGCACGCTCATTGCCACCCTCTACAAGGCGAAGCTGATGCGCGCGGATGGCTCGGTGCCGCGCCTCGGGCGGGTGCTCATCGCCGATTCGGGGGGCGCCATCGTCGGCTCGATGCTCGGCACCTCGACCATCACCTCCTATATCGAGAGCGCGGCCGGCATCCAGGCGGGAGGACGCACCGGGCTCACCGCCGTGGTGGTGGCGCTGCTGTTCCTCGCCTGCCTGCTTTTCGCGCCGCTGGCGCTCGCCGTGCCGGCCTATGCCACCGCCCCGGCGCTGCTGGTCGTCGCCCTCGCCATGGTGAGCGCCATGCGCGACCTGCCGTGGGACGACGCGGCGGAGGCGCTGCCCGCCGCGGCCACGGCGCTCGCGGTGGTCTTCACCTTCTCCATCGCCAGCGGCATCGGCCTCGGCTTCATCACCTATGTGGTCGTGAACCTCATCGCCGGGTGCGGGCGGCGGATCAGCGGCGCGGTATGGGTGATCGCGCTCGCCTCCCTGGCGCTGCTGGCGCTGGAGTAG
- a CDS encoding M23 family metallopeptidase, which translates to MICVLAALATATPALAQALKSNEVLSSIAVAPISTPNPVLGADGRVHLAYELFVTNPSKQFVTLDKVEAVDPDGRPIYGLDGDALGAMVSAYAGGGRTLPPGGSAAVFLDVTFARDVPLPERVLARVLATRQAAGPDGKPVPMPADAPLPATFSFTGAPTAIGKPAVVIAPPLRGKGWVAINGCCDAITSHRGAIMAVNGQLRVPERFAIDFVQLNAEDHLFTGDVHALKSYAYFGAPVHSVADGVVVNLYDATGEQVPGGAAKGINPENIGGNMLVIDMGSGNFAFYAHLQPGSLKVKLGDKVKAGDVIGLLGNTGNSTAPHLHFHVMDGPSPLDANGLPYAFTAFQSQGVVQIDGADFFDKPVAATIDRRRLEGPRQNALPLNNEVVDFGP; encoded by the coding sequence ATGATCTGCGTCCTGGCTGCGCTCGCCACGGCCACGCCCGCGCTGGCGCAGGCGCTGAAGTCGAACGAAGTCCTGAGCTCCATCGCGGTCGCGCCGATCAGCACCCCCAATCCCGTGCTCGGCGCCGACGGACGGGTGCACCTCGCCTACGAGCTTTTCGTCACCAATCCGAGCAAGCAGTTCGTCACCCTCGACAAGGTGGAGGCGGTGGACCCGGACGGGCGCCCCATCTACGGCCTCGACGGCGATGCGCTCGGCGCCATGGTCTCGGCCTATGCGGGTGGCGGCCGCACCCTGCCGCCGGGGGGCTCCGCCGCCGTCTTCCTGGATGTGACCTTCGCCCGCGACGTGCCGCTGCCCGAGCGCGTCCTCGCCCGCGTGCTGGCGACGCGCCAGGCCGCCGGGCCAGACGGCAAGCCGGTGCCGATGCCGGCCGATGCGCCCCTGCCCGCCACCTTCTCCTTCACCGGCGCCCCGACCGCCATCGGCAAGCCGGCGGTGGTTATCGCCCCGCCGCTGCGCGGCAAGGGTTGGGTCGCCATCAACGGCTGCTGCGACGCCATCACCTCCCATCGCGGGGCGATCATGGCGGTGAACGGACAACTGCGGGTGCCGGAGCGCTTCGCCATCGACTTCGTGCAGCTCAATGCCGAAGACCACCTCTTCACCGGCGATGTGCATGCCCTCAAGAGCTATGCCTATTTCGGCGCGCCGGTGCATTCTGTCGCCGACGGGGTGGTGGTGAACCTCTACGACGCCACCGGCGAGCAGGTGCCGGGCGGCGCCGCCAAGGGCATCAATCCGGAGAATATCGGCGGCAACATGCTGGTGATCGACATGGGCAGCGGCAATTTCGCCTTTTACGCCCACCTCCAGCCCGGCAGCCTGAAGGTGAAGCTGGGCGATAAGGTGAAAGCGGGCGACGTGATCGGCCTGCTCGGCAACACCGGCAATTCCACCGCGCCGCACCTGCATTTCCATGTGATGGACGGCCCCTCGCCGCTGGATGCCAACGGGCTGCCCTACGCCTTCACCGCGTTCCAGAGCCAGGGCGTGGTGCAGATCGACGGCGCGGACTTCTTCGACAAGCCGGTCGCCGCGACCATCGACCGCCGCCGCCTTGAGGGCCCGCGGCAGAACGCTTTGCCCCTCAACAACGAGGTGGTGGACTTCGGGCCGTGA
- a CDS encoding sodium-translocating pyrophosphatase, translated as MLALVLIIACGLLAVAYGVWAIRELMAADPGTARMQEIAAAIAEGAQAYLKRQYTTIGVVGVVIFILVGLFLGWLVAVGFAVGAILSALAGFIGMNVSVRANVRTAQAATLSLAGGLDLAFKAGAVTGMLVAGLALLGVTVYFLVLTQILGFALNSRTVVDSLVALGFGASLISIFARLGGGIFTKGADVGGDLVGKVEAGIPEDDPRNPATIADNVGDNVGDCAGMAADLFETYAVTVVATMVLAAIFFAAVPATLATMIVYPLAIGGACILTSIAGTFFVRLGPTSSIMGALYKGLMATAGFSIIALALVTWLLPGFGAIPGADFTGTSLLLCGLVGLAVTGAIVVITEYYTGTGYRPVVSIAQASVTGHGTNIIQGLAVSLESTALPTLVIIAGILFAYGLAGLFGIAIAATTMLALAGMIVALDAFGPVTDNAGGIAEMAGLPKEVRQSTDALDAVGNTTKAVTKGYAIGSAGLGALVLFAAYSQDLKYFIAQAAPGSYFSGVSPNFSLENPYVVVGLLFGGLLPFLFAAMGMTAVGRAAGAIVEEVRRQFREKPGIMAGTEKPDYSRAVDLLTKAAIKEMIIPSLLPVLSPIVCYFVIYFVAGGGVAGKSAAFSAVGAMLLGVIVTGLFVAISMTSGGGAWDNAKKSFEDGFVDKDGVRHMKGSEAHKASVTGDTVGDPYKDTAGPAVNPMIKITNIVALLLLAVLGH; from the coding sequence ATGCTGGCTTTGGTGTTGATCATCGCCTGCGGCCTCCTGGCCGTGGCATATGGCGTATGGGCCATCCGCGAGCTCATGGCGGCGGATCCCGGCACGGCGCGGATGCAGGAAATCGCCGCCGCCATCGCGGAGGGCGCGCAGGCCTATCTGAAGCGCCAGTACACCACCATCGGGGTGGTCGGCGTCGTCATCTTCATTCTCGTGGGATTGTTTCTCGGCTGGCTCGTGGCCGTGGGCTTCGCGGTGGGCGCCATCCTCTCGGCCCTGGCCGGCTTCATCGGCATGAACGTGTCCGTGCGCGCCAACGTGCGCACCGCCCAGGCGGCGACCCTGTCGCTGGCCGGGGGCCTCGACCTCGCCTTCAAGGCCGGCGCCGTCACCGGCATGCTGGTGGCCGGCCTCGCGCTCCTCGGGGTCACGGTTTACTTCCTCGTGCTCACCCAGATCCTCGGCTTCGCGCTCAACAGCCGCACGGTGGTGGATTCGCTGGTGGCGCTGGGTTTCGGCGCCTCGCTCATCTCCATCTTCGCCCGTCTCGGCGGCGGCATCTTCACCAAGGGCGCCGACGTGGGCGGCGACCTCGTGGGCAAGGTGGAAGCCGGCATCCCCGAGGACGACCCGCGCAACCCCGCCACCATCGCCGACAACGTGGGCGACAATGTCGGCGACTGCGCCGGCATGGCCGCGGACCTGTTCGAGACCTATGCGGTGACGGTGGTGGCCACCATGGTGCTGGCCGCCATCTTCTTCGCGGCGGTGCCGGCGACACTGGCCACCATGATCGTCTATCCGCTCGCCATCGGCGGGGCGTGCATCCTCACCTCCATCGCCGGCACCTTCTTCGTCCGGCTCGGCCCGACCTCTTCCATCATGGGCGCGCTCTACAAGGGCCTGATGGCGACGGCGGGCTTCTCCATCATCGCGCTGGCGCTGGTAACCTGGCTCCTGCCCGGCTTCGGCGCCATTCCGGGGGCGGACTTCACCGGCACCAGCCTGCTTTTGTGCGGCCTCGTGGGCCTCGCGGTGACCGGCGCCATCGTGGTGATCACCGAATACTATACCGGCACCGGCTATCGCCCGGTGGTGTCCATCGCCCAGGCCTCGGTGACGGGGCATGGCACCAACATCATCCAGGGTCTCGCGGTCTCGTTGGAATCCACGGCGTTGCCGACGCTCGTCATCATCGCCGGCATCCTCTTCGCCTACGGGCTCGCCGGCCTGTTCGGCATCGCCATCGCCGCCACCACCATGCTGGCGCTGGCGGGCATGATCGTGGCTCTCGATGCGTTCGGCCCGGTGACGGACAACGCCGGCGGCATCGCCGAGATGGCGGGCCTGCCCAAGGAGGTGCGCCAGTCCACCGACGCCCTCGACGCGGTGGGCAACACCACCAAGGCGGTCACCAAGGGCTATGCCATCGGCTCGGCGGGCCTCGGCGCGCTGGTGCTGTTCGCCGCCTACAGCCAGGACCTGAAATACTTCATCGCCCAGGCGGCGCCGGGGTCCTATTTCTCCGGCGTCTCGCCCAACTTCTCGCTGGAGAACCCGTATGTGGTGGTGGGCCTGCTGTTCGGCGGCCTGCTGCCCTTCCTCTTCGCCGCGATGGGCATGACGGCGGTGGGCCGCGCCGCCGGGGCCATCGTGGAAGAGGTGCGCCGGCAGTTCCGCGAGAAGCCGGGCATCATGGCCGGCACCGAGAAGCCGGACTATTCGCGCGCCGTCGACCTTCTCACCAAGGCCGCCATCAAGGAGATGATCATCCCCTCCCTGCTGCCGGTGCTCTCGCCCATCGTCTGCTATTTCGTCATCTACTTCGTGGCCGGCGGCGGGGTGGCCGGCAAGTCGGCCGCCTTCTCGGCGGTGGGCGCCATGCTGCTGGGCGTCATCGTCACCGGCCTGTTCGTCGCCATCTCCATGACCTCGGGCGGCGGTGCCTGGGACAATGCCAAGAAGTCGTTCGAGGATGGCTTCGTGGACAAGGACGGGGTGCGCCACATGAAGGGCTCGGAGGCGCACAAGGCCTCCGTCACCGGCGACACGGTGGGCGATCCCTACAAGGACACGGCCGGCCCCGCCGTGAACCCCATGATCAAGATCACCAACATCGTGGCGCTGCTGCTGCTGGCGGTGCTGGGGCATTGA